The Syngnathus scovelli strain Florida chromosome 11, RoL_Ssco_1.2, whole genome shotgun sequence region TTCCTCTTCTACCTCATGagagctaattttttttttatgctgagtGCTTGGAAATATAGCTCAGATGGCCCTCTAGCCCTGATCTCTCCTTGCATGTTGGCTTGATGAAGCAGAGTGGCCCACAACATCCCTTTGTAATTAAGAATAGATACTGCAGCACAGAGGATTAGTCATCCTTGTAAAATCCTCCTGTTGTGATAGATTGTCTTATAAACAGTCAGACATCTTTACAGCTTTAAATTTATAGTTTATTTTTGGTGAGGGGCATCATATATGCTCTGTAAATATTTCGTTCAATTTTTCCAATGATTTCTTAACACTTGTTAATCACTTAGTGTAAGCAAATCcctgtaaaatgaaaataatgtcTCGTAACGATGACACACCACAGCGATGGGTGTTGTTTAACAACTCTGCCAAATTTAAATGATTGTCAAATATCAGATGTTCGAACTATGACCTGAAAAAAATGATTGCTTACTTTATAAATAGTTTTCTACCTATGACGGAGTGCTACGTCGTTCTCACTCTGCACATGTTTGGGCTTATATTCACTTTACAGACTCTTAAGTATTTCCAGAGTGACTCATACTACAGCGACTGATTCTTCTTTTGTAGCCTGACACATTTATAGCCTGAAGACATAGGTGAACCTTGGAAAAACTGCAAGAAGTACAAACGGAGTCCAGTAATTAGCCATAGTGAAAAATGACACCCAAAGGGACAGAAATTGATCTTTATATAACTTACAGTGAAGAATGGAGAACAATTCAGTGGAGGATAACGCTACATGAGAGTCGAGATTTACTTAATTAATGAATCATTAGACAGTGGTTAGTTCATCAATATCTGGCAATCGAGCGCTGACTTTGCACTTCATCGTGTATTCCTCATTAACGCTGAAGCAGCTGCTCTCATCAGTAACTacgcttttatttattcatgattACATGAGCATTAGTCGCTCTTTttgggaccccccccccccttgattaTTTCACCACTTCCTGATAAACAGTAGCTCCACCCACACTTTTCAAACTGCTACAGCTACTTTGTAAAAatatcagacattttttttgtaaggTCATGTTGAAttcttgtgtgttttattttagttccaaattattttttatagtGGGGATGTTCGGATTCAGATTTGGAAAAATTGACATAGACAGACAAATTGCCATTCACTCACATTCACATTAATTTTGAATAAgcaaacatgcatgtttttagaaCGTGGGAGGATGAGcgtccagagaaaacccacgcatgcACGGGAAGAACATACAAACGGCACACTGGAGCACAGAACAGAACGTTCATGACTGTGAGGAAGGAGAAATAAGTATAATGGTGCCATTTGTCCTGTATTATCAACTTGTGTTCAAACAGCTGCCATTgagcttgtgattttttttttttcctttttgatgtgttcttaaaaaaaaaaaaagaacactaaGGCAGAGAATGCAGATTGACCatactgtttttttatttttttttccctctggtGATTTAATTCTATTTTGTGATCATAAGCcgttttatttaaaatttcacCCGAAGTTGAATTTCAAAAATATCCTACCTGACACTTGCGGGGGCTTGTTGATATTCAAGTCAAGTGATGTTTTTATAAGCATGTCTAATTTTGGAGGCACGCTTGCTCTTGGATGCTCATTTGTTAAATAATGTCTTATATaaacatttgtcttttttaacTCGGGCTCATTTTGGCAGGTCTCCATGATCACATGGAGTCGACTTGCTGTTCTCTCGCAGCCACTTCTCAACTTATCACAACACGCTGCTCCTgcaaaaaaatgcaaccaaaaggaGTGACAAAATGTGATCAGATATCCACTATTACTGGTGGAGCTTGCATTTCAAATTTGCATTTTTCTGGTCAAGTGAGAATTTTCTCAATAAGTTGGGGTAAATCTGCAAAACTGCTTGAAATGTGATACCTCAAAcaatacatctttatttatattACAATTCCTTCTTCCACGTGAGTTCATATACCAGTCGACCAGTCCAGTGTGTATGAAAGTCTTTTCTGCACGTGCAAGTCATAGCGTTATAAGCATAGAGCGGAAACTACAATCAGGCTGGCTGTGATGTTTATCTGCAGGATAATGCACTGGGCGAGACGCATCGAGCTGGAGATTGACAGAGTCTTTCAGCACATCAGTGGAGCTCAGCAACTGAAAGGGGTGAGTGTCATCCTTgagcgctctttttttttttttttttttattaattcagCTCATTCAGGATACATTAAGCCCACAAGACGTGCACCAAGCAGTttgcaaaaaaaagtgcaaatcacATATGCAATATCATGACAGCAAGCTTTTAGTCTCTTTCCTAGCAGAGCCATAAACATCCATTAATATAATAATGTTGCACTGTACTTTTGCAGACAAACCTTTGTAAAAGcttgaaatgttttaaaaatgcaATATTGTATCAATTTTGCATAGACCAAAGTATGAGGAAGAATTCCCGGCTGACGCAAAAACTACTGCATAACGATGATATAACAAATTGTGATTTAAGAACCTTTAGATGAATTtgtgaaaaatacatttaaaaaaaagtaattttattGGACTCATGAAAATGCTTGGTGGGCCGGATTAAAGAACAGAGCGGGCTGTGTCTAGTTTGCCCTTAACTGTTTTAGAACAGATAAAATCCAGTTCTCTAGATCTTGTTGACTTGATCACAAGGGGAGCATTCATCTTGATTCTCATTTTAGGCAATGAGACAGAAAAtcctaaataaaaaaacaaaaacaggcacTGATTCATTAATACCTCCTGACTCTCATGTTCTTATGGGACCATCTTCTCAAAAAAGCGTTGCAGAAGGACAAGCCAAATTCGCAACCATGAAATTTCAATTTCCAACGCTCACATGATTTCTTTCTTTGATTACTACGCCGCACGACTAAACCCGGATTTTCTTCCTGAATCCGTGTGATATGATCATTGGTGTCATTGTGGTGACAATCGGGCTGGAAGAGGCTGCCGTCCTGGCAACGTGGAGCGCGGATCAGCGGAAGCGAGAGAGGGCGAGATGAGCTCgggaagatgtgtgtgtgagcgtgggcACATGCCCTCTCTGTTTGTGTCACAGTGAGCAGATGGTCAGCCTGCACCAAAGCCTGGATGGAAGATGCACTTGGACCACAATCATTCCTTCATGCTCATACTGCTGCAGACAATGATCACGAGGAGGTTTTCCAAACAATTGCTGTGCAAAGTTCCTATACTGCATTACACGGTCAATCAGGGctgtcaaatttatttttatcgtCAGCAGGCCGTATCGTAGCTATGTGTGAAACTGCTTCTGTTTTGTGCCAACAGGAAGAGAATTTATTTCAAACAAAGTGTAATTGCACATCCGctacagtaggtggcagtggcGAGCTCCTTGTCAGTATATACTCGCATTGTTTTAACGAGGTAGCAGAGTTAAATGGTTAAACGTGATGTCTGAATAACAATCCGAAATAGAATCTGCAGGAAAGTGATTCCTCTGTGACAATTGCTTCAAAGAATGTGTGTGAAGAGACAAGATGAAAAAGAGCAACTTCCCCCCTGTGCCTTGTGAATTTAAACTATAAAGAAGCTTTGTGGTGCAAATCCTCAAGCTGCAATATTAAACTTGATATATTTATGAATAATAGAATATAGTATGTGCCGGCGTTGTTGGTAATTCTACCTTGAAAATGCTTTGTAGATAtacaatgaagaaagaagaagctTTAGTCTGGTGAAGAATCAACCTCGAAAGATCGTGGAGAAGGCGGCTTCGGATATCGAGAAACTTCTGGCGAAGAAGCGCAAAGCTCTCGAAGTAAGTCACTGACTTTTATAaattataatataaaatattatcaAATTATAATACAAAATTATGATTTATAAAAGTCCCCACcccaaaaataataatcttcctgacacattaaaaaataaaaataaataaaattgaggATTTTGCTACTTTAAATTTaagattttaattgtatttctcATTTTGGTGCTCATCTAATTCATCATTTCTGTGCGTTTCCGTAGAGGTTGGCCGCTGAGGCTGAACGGCTCCAGCTCGAGCATACCTGGCAGGATGGCATCAAGGTAAAGTTGAATTTAAAACAGGATGTACATTTGTTAgtaaacaaagacaaacatcatCATTAGTTCATCGTTTTTCCGTTCATGTTCTATATTTTGTGCTTGAGCACAATGAAGGTTGCAAACGATGTAAAAGAACAACCGCAGAACTTTCTTCTTTGACTTGGAATTGTTCTTATTCAATTCAGCTCCCTTTGCCTCCAAGCAACTTTCGATATAGTAGATCAGTTTTGCAGTATCTATTCATGTACACTATCTTTTATGTGTGACTGACACTCTCTGATGGCTCACGCACTGCTGCTGCTAAAaggctcagaaaaaaaaaaaaatcttcagagCTCAAATGTGGTCTGAAAATAGGAACATATCAGCCTCTGAGAAGATGCCATGCTTATTCTAAAGTATGGTAgggctcaggaaaaaaaaaaaatgacactaaCAGATGGCAATACTTTGCCTGAGCCTGATTCATCATGTGCAGCATTAAGCTCACTGATTTGAAACACTTTGTTGTCAAGGCTTTTATCACTCCTcataatgatttatttttatctgGTTATTTAAATATAGGGACGGGCGAGTACTGATACAAAATACAATTCAAGCCTTGTTTCCAGGTATCGAGTTTTTGGAAAAGATGCTGATACCAGCCAATGATactgaaggcaaaaaaaaaccacacaagtTAAAAAGGATTCATTTAGAAATGCAGAAAGgtctttgtttacatttaaTTGTGATGGTGTTGATTGGAATTGTGTTGTCAAGCGCTAGCGGgatcggtacttggtatcgtATCGGCGAGAACGCTGCAATTCTTGTACAAATATTGGTCtgaaaactatgaaaaaaaatgaaagtgctttacaaaaaatattaataCACGTGTGTCACCAGGAGCTGGACATGGCCTATTATGACTCTAAGGCAGAGCTTGATCACGTACGTAGTTTTCTACTTTATTTATAAACAACTTCTCTATATTCAATTCAACTGTATTGCATttgaaagttaaatacaactgagcaGCACTAAAAAAAGTAAGCTACTAGGCATTGCTGGGACAACATTTTCATTAGTTctggcaaatatttttttaaaaatatattatcaCAGTATTCCATGGATGGAGAGAGTGAAGTGGACAATCCTTCCCACATCAAATTGGAGTTCGTGTACGACCCCAATTTCAAAAACAATGTCAACTACTCCTACACGGCTGTTCAGATTCCCACAGACATTTATAAAGGAGGCAAGTGGAGTTCACATTTTGGAGGTTAGGTTTCCGTTTGGCTTTTATTCCAAAATGTGTCTTTCCCATCAGCTCCGGTCATTCTCAACGAGCTCAACTGGACGCAAGCGCTGGAGAAAGTGTTCATGGAGAACAGTCGGGAGGATCCGTCACTACTGTGGCAAGCTTTTGGCAGCGCCACCGGGGTGACGCGCTACTACCCTGGTAGATTTCATGATGTCACCTGTGTGAATTGAAGCCAGACATTTAAACTTTCTGTTTTGATTCTTGCTGTTTGCAGCCACCCCATGGAAAGCTCCTGATAAAATTGACCTGTATGATGTCAGAAGGAGACCCTGGTAAATCACCTCTGACTTTCAATACATTTGGGGAAGGTTCATGCTATCTTCTCTTCTGCCACAGGTACATCCAGGGTGCTTCCTCCCCTAAAGACATGGTCATTCTTGTCGATGTGTAAGTTTTGCATACTCTTCTAAAAAACCTTGAGATTGATTCATTCGGTGATGACTCAAATCATATTTACTCATTGAAATCAATAGAAATGCATTAATTCATTCCCCCTCAAAGTATTTTTGTAATAAGTCATTTAAAAGGGATATTTCACTCTATAATGTAATTTATAAAAGTATATGGTAGTAAATAATTAAACTGTATATCATGATTAATTCATGGCGGCTGTACACACAACCACTCTAATTGACTATATATAGAATAAATGATATAAGCCTGGGACTGATTGTCTGTttgcatgtgttgctgcaccatttgtgtgTATATTGcttttaataaaataataaaatgctatttgttagcttgtttatgctttttttcccctattACGTGTAAGCATTAAGTTAGCAGACTTTATAGTCAAGTTGACCATCGTGTTCTTTTTCTTCCAGGAGCGGCAGTGTCAGTGGGCTCACACTTAAGCTGATCAAGGCATCCGTGATGGAGATGCTGGACACTTTGTCTGATGATGATTACGTCAACGTGGCCCGGGTCGGTGtctgttcatcatcatcatcattacagGCGCTCTTATTATCTTTTGAGCGTTGATGTCAACTGCGCTGCCGTGTTTTTAGTTCAGTGAAAAAGCCGAGGCAGTGGTTCCTTGCTTCAAACATCTGGTCCAGGCCAACGTGCGCAACAAGAAGATCTTTAAAGAAGCCGTCCAGCAGATGCAGGCCAAAGGCACCACTGACTACAAGTCTGGATTTCATTTTGCCTTCAATCAGCTCTTAAATGCAAgtgacatatatacatatacattgaatagaaatttttttaaaaaaatccatatttaTACTTTTTATCTTCTAACAAGTtggtgtaaatatttttttcagaaaacAAACGTGCCACGGGCCAACTGCAATAAAATCATCATGCTTTTCACGGATGGAGGAGAAGACCGAGCTCAAGATGTTTTCATGCAGTACAACTGGCCCAACAAAACGGTCGGTGGCTCCTCCTCATTGTTTCTCCGTCACACTTGAGTTTCCAGTGCTGAATTACGTTTTATTCACGTAAAGGTTCGAGTTTTCACCTTTTCCGTGGGCCAACATAACTATGATGTCACACCCTTACAGTGGATCGCATGCACAAATAAAGGTGAGTGTCACTGTTGGGTTTTCATGTTGGTTGGGTTAAATGCGATTGCCCAAAGCATTACATATTTTTCCGTTTTGTCACCAGGGTACTATTTTGAGATCCGTTCCCTCTGTGCCATAAGGATTAACACGCAGGTGGTTCCCCCGGCTTATgacactcaaacacacacacacatatacatctaAGAGTCAAGTGTGTTCCAAAGTTAcagctgaattttttttttgtggtttgtcAGGAGTATTTGGATGTGTTGGGACGTCCCATGGTTCTCGCAGGTGACGAGGCCAAGCAGGTCCAGTGGACCAATGTTTACCAGGATGCCTTGGTGAGGTTGAATGAATCCCAGTCACTGGTGTATTGGAGATCCAATACAagccctataaaaaaaaaaaaaaaaaaaaagaaactggtTTTGATTGCCACTGTCATTGAGAATTGTTACACAAGATGGCGTGTCTAATTTTTTCAACTATATTctctcacagtttttttttttttttttgctagtttaACGACATGAAAACAGTTTTGAGTAACTTTTAAATACACAGCTAAGTTGTACTTAttataatttaaatattttctgaCCTTTGTCTTATGGCCTGCAGGGTCTTGGGATGGTGGTAACCGGGACTTTGCCAGTATTTAATCGCACCATGGATGGGAAACTACAGGTAATAAAATTATAGCAATGACTCatgtatttattctttttatatTCACACATAGCAGAAAGAaaatcagtatttttttttttttttattgaaaggtTTTGTGCTAAATGTGATTGATCCCGCTTGCACTTTCAGAACCAACTGATTTTAGGTGTGATGGGAGTCGACGTGcatctggatgagatcaagcgccTGACGCCACAGTATAGTGTATGacgttttattttaattaaattttttctcttttttttatttgatcttCCACCGGATTTAACGTTCTTATTTCCTCATCAGCTTGGAGCCAATGGTTACATCTTTGCAATTGACCCAAATGGATATCTTCTGCTTCATCCCAATCTGCTGCCCAAGGTGATGTAGAACCTAGAAAATGATTTTGCAGACACGCTATTTATTATTCAACAGTTAAATaacatgcaatttttttttttatgtcttctaGCTGGTGCATCTCCCAGAACCCGTAACACTGGACTTTTTGGATGCAGAAGTAGATGACAGCAATAAAGAGGAGGTGCGCAAACTTAGTAGAGCAAAAAAGCTTTCTATGCCCTTTGCCCTCGTCCGACTCGTGTTTGAAGTTATAACCGCGCCAGCGAGCATCACGGTTGGCCGCGAATCGACCCAAGcattttgtttgcatttcaTGACGGCCTAGGTGACAAGCCTCGTCACGTTTTGCCGTTTTTCTGCTCTAGATCCGGCGACAGATGATTGATGGACGACCGGGGGACATGCAGATCAAAACTCTTATCAAGTCAGTTGATGAGGCAAGTAAAATCTCTGTCATGTCTAGTCTAAAAATAACCCGTTTATTTGAGTTATAAACCCATCACACACTTCAGTAGCCACACAAACGTTGAAATTCTCCACTTTGACTGAATTTCAAAAAGTGCTTTTGATTACATTTAAGCCTACAGGAAATAACATACATGTTGTTTTATCATAGCAATACATTGATGAGGTGTACAGAGGTTACACTTGGACTCCTGTCAATGGGACAGATTACAGGTGAGCTCTCATTTTTTGAACTTCACATCAAAACAATTAAATTTTGGCCCTGGCGTGTCTTCTCCTCTACACCACCTGCAGTCTGGGGCTGGTACTGCCTTCCTACAACGAATACTACATCCAGGCAGACCTCAGCGATGTGATGCTTCAACTTCAGTGTAAGTACCCGAAGGCAACACCGTCAAAGAATTTTATACagagataaaaaaataacacattttgcTCGGCGCAGATATGCAGTCGTTATTGCCGAGCTCCTTTGAATCTTCAGGACACGTCTTTCTTGCTCCAAGGTgacatttttcctttttttttccttttagctTTAAATAAGAAATGCTAACATATTCTGTCCTTCACGCAGAGAATACTGCAAGCGTCTGGAGCTCGCCAACAACAACACCgaatttttgcaaaattttctCTCCCTCATGCTGGACATTTCTCCTGAATCAGATGAGTGTACGTTGCACAATTTGTCATCCATCACTGTTAAAGAGCcatgttaaaatatttttttttccaatttcaaGGTGACCAAGGACTCATACACAACCTGATATTGGACTCGAGGATTATTGGGCAGCTAGCGTCACGTGTGTGGAAGAACAAGGATCTGTCTTCGTGAGTGCACGCTAAACAGAGTGTGAGACAAGATGAGGAACTTGTTGAGTAATCTTGATGCTGTCCTCCAGGTACGGCTTCTTGGCCGTCTTTGCGTCCACTGATGGAGGCATAACGCGAGTGTTCCCCAACGTGTGAGTTCAACAAATTTAATTCTGAATAATACGTAAACAAATTCTCATCTCAtaaatgcttcttttttttgtataaagAGCCGCAGAGTTATGGGATGAGGACCCGGAACCTTTTAATTCAAACTACTACAGAAGGAGCCTTGACAACAAAGGTTACATGTTTCGAGCTCCGGCAAGAGACTGTGAGAgcatttaaagatttttttaatgtagATTTTTGTGACAGAATATGTATTCAAAAGCAAATGACTCAGCTATCTGATTGTCTTTGGTTCTACTGCCTCCTAACggacaaaataataatttaataataatagtttcatttaataatttaggctaatattttttttgtgtgtaaagctgtgtttttgtttctgaacAGCTTTAGATGACATGTTAGGACCAGAAAATGGTACAgttggaatcctggttagttcagCTGTGGAAGTTAATTTAGGAGGAAAACTTCTCAAACCTGCAGGTAAAgaacaaaagacatttgtttctCCAAAAGCGTTTGCTTTGACCTCTCTGGCTTGTTGTGACCTTTAGTGGTTGGAGTCAAGCTGGACCTGGAAGCGTGGGTGGACAAGTTCAAGATCCTGGCCAGTAATGTGTCAGACAGCCGACAAGGCTCACACAAGGTACAACAACTCAAATATTATGAACTTATTATCACCATTTAATGGTCTAATTTTGTCACACAGTGCGGACCATCCAGGAGCTGTGAGATGGACTGTGAGGTCAACACTGATGTAAGCCACAGAATAAAGAATCTGATGAGCTGTCATTGCATCATGACAATAAAATCTGTGTTGCCTGCAGGATCTCCTTTGCTACCTGATTGATGATGGTGGCTTCCTGGTTATGTCTAATCAAAGAGATCACTGGAAAAAGGTTAGTGTAAAATTCAAATCAAAAATCAAAATGGATTAGCAGCACTCTTAATAAGAGCGGCTGTTGTTGACGTAGAACCATATCAGCTCATggccttgtttttttgtttttttttcacagatcGGACTATTTTTCGGCGAGGTGGATCCGTACTTGATGCACGCGCTTTACAACAACTCTATCTTCAACCGCAGACAGACTTTTCACTTCCAGACAGCATGCGAGCCGGTCAGCAGCAGCCACACTGGGGCGGCACCTAGACGCTTCTTTGTGGTAAGACGAaatcttctgctttttttccccaaggaaTTTCATCCCGAAGAAAATCTAGTCACATTTTTTGTGCACTTGATGTAAACcaccaagatgccacaagatgtcaCTAAAGCTCTATCTAAATCTGAAAGTACTACCAAAGTACTGTTATGACTTTTTGTGTCAGGGAGGAGCTAGGTTTAGCCTGTTTGAAATAATATTTTATGGATAGCATATGTGTGACATGTTTGTTATTGGAAGCGTTCGTTGTCTGTGCTGAGGATGCGTCCAAGCAGCCCACTTAATCACTTGATGCTTTCTGCAGCCTTCCATCGCCGACATCCTCAGCTTGACTTGGTGGACGTCCACAGTGGCCTGgtgagatttatttatttatttatttatttatttatttatttatttatttaactcccTTAATGCCTAAGTTCAACACACTCTCAGCtgggaggggaatctggctcAAGACCACCTTGTGTGCTGGTTGCCATTTTCCATATTGTCTTCAAGGTCACATCAGCTAACACGTCAACGGCTTGCCCTTTCCAGCAATCTCAACTCTCTCAAGACTTCAATGCATGAAACTGCAAAAGAGTCAGCTGTCTCTTAGCGTCTCTGCCTGACTCTCATCTATTTTTATTGggggcattcttttttttttttttttaactttttaacaAGGTGTAATGTGATCTTTTCTTCTTCAGGTCTTTGATCCAGCAGCTACTTTACGGATTGGCACACATCAGCTGGCTTCAACaaggtgcgtgtgtgtttgggtgtgtgttaccccccccccccccccgaaagaATCTGATTGGACACAAGAAGGCCAAAATCTAAAATTCTTTATTCTTCCAATGTTTTGCATGTATAAAAACAGATCACAACAAaccatgtcagattttttttctttaagtatCAGTGTCTGCTATCGGCAGCCTCCATAAGTACCCGATACCTAAAAAAATAAGGCCAATATctgctattttttttgtgtataagAGAATAAGGAGGCAGCACTTGGAAATACTTGGAAATAGCAAAACACCACACCCATGAAAGCCCATTTTGCAAAATGTCTTTTATTTCCAGATGACATCTTCACAGAAGCCTTTGAGATAAAGACAAGCAGCTGTGTGACCATCCAAAGCCAGTTCTTCTTCACCAACACCACCAACTCGTACAACGTACTGCAGGATTGCGGCAACTGCTctcggtatgttttttttatttcacctcGCCCGCCGCAACGTACACATGCTGCATCCAAGCCCTTCTCTCGCTTTCTCGGGATGTCTCAGGTTGTTCCACGCCAAGCGGATAGAAAACACCAACCTCCTCTTTGTGGTCGCTGAGACGCTCCCCTGCAGCTCCTGTGAGATAGAGAGGCTGAGCCAAATCAAGACGGAGTGTATCCTTTctcactcatacacacacacacacacacacacacattaaagtTAGCATTAGCCTCCTCAATTAACAACCCTCAGTCCAGGAGGAGAATCCTTGCGAGGTACTGAGCAACGCACGATATCGGAGAGGTCCGACAACCTGCCTTGACTTCAGTGCCTTAGTGAGTAGAAATATCATTCATGGAAAATCTTATTGAAAGGTGGAGTCATCTATTTTGTTCTTTGCAGGAAAATACTTCGGAGTGTGGACGGGCACATTTTTTGCAGCCCTGGATGGAGGTCCTTCTTGTCCTTCAGCTCATTCTGCCTTTCTTTCACCACTGACACGTGCTGCCATTTGCTGATATGTCTACTGAAGGTCAGGTACCCAAAGCAAGTGTCTCTCTTCTTCtggatcaactttttttttgtggctttcTGGTCACTTGAACTCTTCCTTTAACGGGACAACAAGCAAGCACTCGACTGGACAATTTGGGGCCAAATGAGAGGATGTGGAACTCTTTATCATCGCTTTCTCTCTGGAACACTTGTGGCATATAGCAGAGATTAAttgatgctgtgtgtgtgttggcggtTCAAAAAAAAGTGTTCATACAAAGTTTACGCATGTCCCGATGGGGAAAAAGAATCTACATGAGCGAAAATGGATTTATTGTCTTTACAGCTCAATTCCGACAAATGGCACACTTCTTTTTTGCTGCCTTTTCTTCATCATAAAGTTCTTTGACCAACCAGAAGTACAAATTTTATCAGTGGTCACATTGTGACCTGTTTACAATCTCTCTGTGACACTTTAAAATTTACAAagcaagcatttaaaaaaaaaaaaaaaaattttggggGTTATTACGGGACCACGTGAGGCTGACCAAATATAGTATTTTATTAAACGGCTGAGATTATCTTGAAGTGCTTCCATTTGGGAAAAATATTAAGCACAAGACATTTGGCAAagtcaaataaaattaaatacggTCATTAGTATTGATTAACAGGAAGATGTAATAATACAGTGCTTCGTGCAATAATGCTGTGGGGATgatcgtgatttttttttttaatactcacAATCCAGTTTGATTTAAGTGCagtggttggttggttgattggttTATTTAAGTGTTTGGTAAAGAACCAAATCAATTTATAACAAAGCAACAGGTATTTGCTTCTTGTATGGGGAATGTAGCTTTTGAGCAGCTTTCTGTCTTCTCACTCTGTTTTCAATATGTGACGACTTCATTTTTGAAAGCGACGCTTCACTGTGGCACGGCATTTTATTATGACAGCAATACATGTATTTGATGTATACAAGTCACaagcgaattttattttttaaaaaaatgcaataaatgaCAATGTGAAGGGCAACTGAAGGAGCCCAAGTTTTGGGAATTTTTAGATGCCCCGTTATAAATTGAAGAATTTCTATTTCAATCCTCTAGATGTTGCTGATGTATAAATTAGCTTGCACTTACACACAAACTAAATAAAGTGGaaacatttcttcatgcactgcctgccctgcactgtaaaaaaaaaaaaaaaaaaaaaaaaaaaaagtcgggtCAACTCTAAATTTCAAGGCAACAAAACAACTAAGCAAATTATTTTGGAGCAAACAGCTTGCTTGCTTTGTTGTTCTAATTGTTGCAATAAATGTCAGTAATTTATACCTTTTTCCAATTTAAATGA contains the following coding sequences:
- the cacna2d2b gene encoding voltage-dependent calcium channel subunit alpha-2/delta-2b: MARGGWCFSDVRLVSLQIILMLGSAAWPGSDGLTFPQQYTIMHWARRIELEIDRVFQHISGAQQLKGIYNEERRSFSLVKNQPRKIVEKAASDIEKLLAKKRKALERLAAEAERLQLEHTWQDGIKELDMAYYDSKAELDHYSMDGESEVDNPSHIKLEFVYDPNFKNNVNYSYTAVQIPTDIYKGAPVILNELNWTQALEKVFMENSREDPSLLWQAFGSATGVTRYYPATPWKAPDKIDLYDVRRRPWYIQGASSPKDMVILVDVSGSVSGLTLKLIKASVMEMLDTLSDDDYVNVARFSEKAEAVVPCFKHLVQANVRNKKIFKEAVQQMQAKGTTDYKSGFHFAFNQLLNKTNVPRANCNKIIMLFTDGGEDRAQDVFMQYNWPNKTVRVFTFSVGQHNYDVTPLQWIACTNKGYYFEIRSLCAIRINTQEYLDVLGRPMVLAGDEAKQVQWTNVYQDALGLGMVVTGTLPVFNRTMDGKLQNQLILGVMGVDVHLDEIKRLTPQYSLGANGYIFAIDPNGYLLLHPNLLPKLVHLPEPVTLDFLDAEVDDSNKEEIRRQMIDGRPGDMQIKTLIKSVDEQYIDEVYRGYTWTPVNGTDYSLGLVLPSYNEYYIQADLSDVMLQLQYMQSLLPSSFESSGHVFLAPREYCKRLELANNNTEFLQNFLSLMLDISPESDECDQGLIHNLILDSRIIGQLASRVWKNKDLSSYGFLAVFASTDGGITRVFPNVAAELWDEDPEPFNSNYYRRSLDNKGYMFRAPARDSLDDMLGPENGTVGILVSSAVEVNLGGKLLKPAVVGVKLDLEAWVDKFKILASNVSDSRQGSHKCGPSRSCEMDCEVNTDDLLCYLIDDGGFLVMSNQRDHWKKIGLFFGEVDPYLMHALYNNSIFNRRQTFHFQTACEPVSSSHTGAAPRRFFVPSIADILSLTWWTSTVAWSLIQQLLYGLAHISWLQQDDIFTEAFEIKTSSCVTIQSQFFFTNTTNSYNVLQDCGNCSRLFHAKRIENTNLLFVVAETLPCSSCEIERLSQIKTEFQEENPCEVLSNARYRRGPTTCLDFSALENTSECGRAHFLQPWMEVLLVLQLILPFFHH